The following proteins come from a genomic window of Nymphalis io chromosome 6, ilAglIoxx1.1, whole genome shotgun sequence:
- the LOC126769026 gene encoding uncharacterized protein LOC126769026, with the protein MVRDKKSPHKTDSQKSSTNLVGKFTQSVRRIVQDVKDEGTSSGQTKEEVIETNERLRVVRVRLDENYDTAKKALIILMTRYNESKAERNVFTRYALLKAMIKDVIRLETQYWSLVEIPKQEKAETVPAFVLRACAIMEKTQKSGEGVKTSSKLAEEAADRRERIERLNDMTTSQIETENTQMTNDLYRLLKKYSGLRNLIRELKSEYMSSKIYPMFPRYTMLKDMIKDIMHDPDYMEVCHEVDP; encoded by the exons CCAGTACCAATTTAGTCGGTAAATTTACACAAAGCGTACGCCGGATCGTTCAAGATGTCAAGGACGAGGGCACTTCCA GCGGCCAGACTAAGGAAGAGGTAATTGAGACGAATGAAAGACTCCGTGTGGTCAGAGTCCGTCTCGATGAAAACTACGACACTGCGAAGAAAGCTCTAATAATACTTATGACGCGATACAATGAGTCCAAGGCTGAAAGAAACGTATTCACGCGGTACGCTCTACTCAAGGCAATGATCAAG gaTGTCATCCGACTAGAGACTCAGTACTGGTCTCTTGTAGAAATTCCGAAGCAAGAAAAGGCGGAGACGGTACCTGCGTTCGTACTGCGAGCCTGCGCTATCATGGAAAAGACACAAAAATCTGGTGAGGGTGTCAAGACGTCTTCTAAGCTTGCTGAAGAAGCTGCCGATAGAAGGGAACGAATAGAACGACTGaatg ATATGACGACATCTCAAATAGAGACTGAGAACACGCAAATGACAAATGATTTGTATCGTTTGCTTAAGAAGTACTCGGGCTTAAGGAATCTTATCAGAGAGCTtaag TCAGAGTACATGAGCTCGAAGATTTACCCGATGTTTCCGCGGTACACGATGCTAAAGGACATGATAAAGGATATAATGCACGACCCCGACTACATGGAGGTATGCCACGAGGTGGACCCTTAG